In Arsenicicoccus sp. oral taxon 190, the following are encoded in one genomic region:
- a CDS encoding phage holin family protein codes for MSTYDDSHGATAAGAGRAAREPATHHDVRPAEPLEGSHQTYEKGELSSVSALLGDIANDMTTLLRQEAALAKLEVQQSAKSAGKGVGLLGGAGVAAHFVLLFLSVALWWGLGSLMDNLTVSALVVAVLWAVVAAVLAAMGRKDLKNVNGAPRTIETAKQVPDALKGNENRA; via the coding sequence ATGAGCACGTACGACGACTCCCACGGCGCCACCGCCGCCGGGGCCGGCCGCGCGGCGCGAGAGCCCGCCACCCATCACGACGTGCGCCCGGCCGAGCCCCTCGAGGGCTCGCACCAGACGTACGAGAAGGGCGAGCTGTCGTCGGTCAGCGCCCTGCTGGGCGACATCGCCAACGACATGACGACCCTGCTGCGCCAGGAGGCCGCCCTGGCCAAGCTCGAGGTGCAGCAGTCCGCCAAGTCGGCCGGCAAGGGCGTCGGCCTCCTCGGCGGGGCCGGGGTGGCGGCGCACTTCGTGCTGCTCTTCCTGTCCGTGGCCCTGTGGTGGGGCCTCGGCTCGCTGATGGACAACCTCACCGTCTCTGCGCTCGTCGTGGCGGTCCTCTGGGCGGTCGTCGCGGCCGTCCTCGCCGCCATGGGACGCAAGGACCTCAAGAACGTCAATGGAGCACCGCGCACCATCGAGACCGCCAAGCAGGTCCCGGATGCGCTCAAGGGAAACGAGAACCGGGCATGA
- a CDS encoding ABC transporter substrate-binding protein has product MTRTTLTIATGVALALGLSACGGGSDPLATSSSSAGGSGASGSGGGITVGSADFPESKLLAEIYAGALSAKGVKVDKKLGIGSRETYIPALKDGSIDVIPEYSGALDRYVNKDAKAQTSEAILTELKGALPAHLEVLDPAKAEDKDAVVMTKAKAGELGVTSIADLKGKAEQLTIGGPAEWQSRSYGIPGLEKTYGLKFKGFRKLDAGGPLAVQGLKNGQVDLANIFTTDPAIKVNDFVVLQDPQNFFAAQNVLPLAVKGKLDAKGKEALNAVSAKLDTQGLTDMLTKVSVDHKKPEDVATEWLKANSLG; this is encoded by the coding sequence ATGACGCGCACCACCCTCACCATCGCCACGGGCGTCGCCCTCGCGCTCGGGCTCTCCGCGTGCGGCGGCGGCAGCGACCCCCTCGCCACCAGCTCGTCGTCCGCCGGTGGCTCCGGTGCCTCCGGCAGCGGCGGCGGCATCACCGTGGGGTCCGCCGACTTCCCCGAGTCCAAGCTGCTGGCCGAGATCTACGCCGGAGCCCTGTCGGCCAAGGGCGTCAAGGTCGACAAGAAGCTCGGCATCGGGTCCCGGGAGACGTACATCCCGGCGCTCAAGGACGGCTCGATCGACGTCATCCCGGAGTACTCCGGCGCCCTGGACCGCTACGTCAACAAGGACGCCAAGGCCCAGACGTCCGAGGCGATCCTCACCGAGCTCAAGGGCGCCCTGCCGGCGCACCTCGAGGTCCTCGACCCGGCCAAGGCGGAGGACAAGGACGCCGTGGTGATGACCAAGGCCAAGGCCGGCGAGCTCGGGGTCACGTCCATCGCGGACCTCAAGGGCAAGGCCGAGCAGCTCACCATCGGCGGCCCCGCCGAGTGGCAGTCCCGGTCCTACGGCATCCCCGGCCTCGAGAAGACCTACGGCCTGAAGTTCAAGGGCTTCCGCAAGCTTGACGCCGGCGGGCCGCTCGCGGTGCAGGGCCTCAAGAACGGCCAGGTGGACCTCGCCAACATCTTCACCACCGACCCGGCGATCAAGGTCAACGACTTCGTGGTCCTGCAGGACCCGCAGAACTTCTTCGCCGCGCAGAACGTCCTGCCCCTCGCCGTCAAGGGCAAGCTCGACGCCAAGGGCAAGGAGGCGCTGAACGCCGTCTCCGCCAAGCTGGACACCCAGGGCCTCACCGACATGCTGACCAAGGTGTCGGTCGACCACAAGAAGCCCGAGGACGTGGCCACCGAGTGGCTGAAGGCCAACTCCCTGGGCTGA
- a CDS encoding DUF3618 domain-containing protein, translating to MSYDTNPTSSNDPEVLRREIERTRGNLSQNVNALGEAVDPGNVARRQAEKVQDRVVGAGRGLKERIMGSDDDGYRYDADRGYYVSDDRDGLGQRLSGAGDRVGDAASETGDRLRDAAGTARSNLEQAPAMARRQTRGNPLAAGLIALGAGWLVGSLLPVSERERELAVRAKETAQEKGQPLVEGAKSIAQEAADNLKEPLQDAAASLKDSAQESVEKVKGEGQDAAETVKAQAKDSKETVQEQQRSDR from the coding sequence ATGAGCTACGACACCAACCCCACCAGCAGCAACGACCCCGAGGTCCTCCGCCGCGAGATCGAACGCACCCGAGGCAACCTCAGCCAGAACGTCAACGCCCTCGGCGAGGCCGTCGACCCCGGCAACGTCGCGCGGCGCCAGGCCGAGAAGGTCCAGGACCGCGTCGTCGGCGCGGGCCGCGGCCTGAAGGAGCGGATCATGGGCTCGGACGACGACGGCTACCGCTACGACGCGGACCGCGGCTACTACGTGTCCGACGACCGTGACGGGCTCGGCCAGCGGCTGAGCGGCGCGGGCGACCGCGTCGGCGACGCCGCGTCCGAGACCGGAGACCGGCTGCGCGACGCCGCGGGCACCGCCCGCAGCAACCTCGAGCAGGCCCCCGCGATGGCTCGTCGGCAGACCCGGGGCAACCCGCTCGCTGCCGGCCTGATCGCGCTCGGCGCCGGCTGGCTCGTCGGCTCGCTGCTGCCGGTCTCCGAGCGGGAGCGTGAGCTGGCCGTCCGCGCCAAGGAGACGGCCCAGGAGAAGGGCCAGCCGCTCGTCGAGGGCGCCAAGTCCATCGCGCAGGAGGCCGCCGACAACCTGAAGGAGCCGCTGCAGGACGCTGCGGCCTCCCTGAAGGACAGCGCCCAGGAGAGCGTGGAGAAGGTCAAGGGCGAGGGCCAGGACGCCGCCGAGACGGTGAAGGCCCAGGCCAAGGACTCCAAGGAGACGGTGCAGGAGCAGCAGCGCTCCGACCGCTGA
- a CDS encoding ABC transporter ATP-binding protein has translation MIRFDDVTKTYPDGTTAVGGLSLEAPTGQITVFVGPSGCGKTTSLRMINRMIEPTSGTISIDGADTGSMDPDEMRRGIGYVIQHAGLFPHRTILDNVMTVPRLLGTDKGRARSRAMELMELVGLDPALAKRYPAQLSGGQQQRVGVARALAADPPVMLMDEPFSAVDPVVREQLQDEFLRLQGELGKTIVFVTHDIDEAVKLGDQIAVLRVGGALAQLDTPERLLRDPHDDFVADFVGRDRGYRGLAFQRAPRLRLHEEATVRLGDSLASLREAAAGQDWVLALDDERRPQGWVRIAAVRDAVTRDVLHRGGTTARESGSLRGALDAALSSPTRKGVIVDDAGVFVGTVRATEVLEEIERTPADAEARP, from the coding sequence ATGATCCGGTTCGACGACGTCACCAAGACCTACCCCGACGGGACCACCGCCGTGGGCGGCCTCTCGCTCGAGGCTCCGACCGGCCAGATCACCGTCTTCGTCGGCCCCTCCGGCTGCGGCAAGACCACGAGCCTGCGCATGATCAACCGGATGATCGAGCCGACCAGCGGCACCATCAGCATCGACGGCGCGGACACCGGGTCGATGGACCCCGACGAGATGCGGCGGGGCATCGGCTACGTCATCCAGCACGCCGGCCTCTTCCCGCACCGCACGATCCTCGACAACGTCATGACGGTGCCGCGGCTGCTCGGCACCGACAAGGGCCGGGCCCGGTCGCGGGCGATGGAGCTCATGGAGCTCGTCGGCCTCGACCCGGCCCTGGCCAAGCGCTATCCCGCGCAGCTGTCGGGCGGTCAGCAGCAGCGGGTCGGGGTGGCCCGCGCGCTGGCGGCCGACCCGCCCGTGATGCTCATGGACGAGCCCTTCTCCGCGGTGGACCCGGTGGTGCGCGAGCAGCTGCAGGACGAGTTCCTGCGCCTGCAGGGCGAGCTCGGCAAGACCATCGTCTTCGTCACGCACGACATCGACGAGGCGGTCAAGCTCGGCGACCAGATCGCCGTGCTGCGCGTCGGTGGCGCGCTGGCCCAGCTGGACACGCCCGAGCGGCTGCTGCGGGACCCGCACGACGACTTCGTGGCCGACTTCGTGGGCCGGGACCGCGGCTACCGCGGGCTGGCCTTCCAGCGGGCGCCGCGGCTGCGGCTGCACGAGGAGGCGACGGTGCGGCTCGGCGACAGCCTGGCGTCCCTGCGGGAGGCGGCCGCGGGCCAGGACTGGGTGCTGGCCCTCGACGACGAGCGGCGGCCGCAGGGATGGGTCCGGATCGCCGCCGTGCGCGACGCCGTCACCCGCGACGTGCTGCACCGGGGCGGGACGACCGCCCGGGAGTCCGGCTCGCTGCGCGGGGCCCTGGACGCAGCCCTGTCCTCGCCGACGCGCAAGGGCGTGATCGTCGACGACGCCGGCGTCTTCGTCGGGACGGTGCGGGCGACCGAGGTGCTCGAGGAGATCGAGCGCACCCCCGCCGACGCCGAGGCGCGACCATGA
- a CDS encoding nitrite/sulfite reductase: MTATTTRSDQARRPSASTEKGEGQWALGQREPLNHNEAFKAEEDPLAVRGRIEDVYAREGFASIPSDDLRGRFRWWGLYTQRRPGIDGGQTATLEPHELDDEYFMMRIRVDGQALTLPQLRAIADVSERYGRGTADVTDRQNIQLHWVRIEDVPAIWSALEEVGLSTTEACGDVPRAILGSPVAGIAAAELVDPTPAILEIKRRYIGNPELSNLPRKFKTAISWQWDTVPEINDVSFVGVVHPEHGPGFDLLVGGGLSTSAHFAQRLGAWVPLEEIPEVWEGVCAIFRDYGYRRLRNRARLKYLMADWGAERFRKVLEGEYLHRALVDGPAAEAPSAPIDHVGIHEQKDGRVYVGVAPTVGRVRGTTLRGLADAVERHGGGRVAFTPLQKVVVLDVDPAQAEALVADLAAVGLPARPSAWRRGTLACTGIEFCKLAIVDTKDRATALVAELEERLADVEPQLGQPVGISLNGCPNSCARIQTSDIGLKGQIVRDADGNRVPGYQVHLGGQLGAEAGFGRKIRGHKVTEAELGDYVERVVRRYVADRQGDETFAQWTTRVDDEALS, from the coding sequence ATGACTGCGACGACCACCCGCTCGGACCAGGCCCGACGGCCCTCGGCGAGCACCGAGAAGGGCGAGGGCCAGTGGGCTCTCGGCCAGCGCGAGCCGCTCAACCACAACGAGGCGTTCAAGGCCGAGGAGGACCCCCTCGCGGTCCGGGGTCGCATCGAGGACGTCTACGCCCGTGAGGGATTCGCGTCCATCCCGAGCGACGACCTGCGCGGCCGGTTCCGGTGGTGGGGGCTCTACACCCAGCGGCGCCCCGGCATCGACGGCGGGCAGACCGCGACCCTCGAGCCGCACGAGCTGGACGACGAGTACTTCATGATGCGGATCCGCGTCGACGGCCAGGCGCTCACGCTGCCGCAGCTGCGGGCCATCGCCGACGTGTCCGAGCGCTACGGCCGCGGCACCGCGGACGTCACCGACCGGCAGAACATCCAGCTGCACTGGGTCCGCATCGAGGACGTCCCCGCGATCTGGAGCGCCCTGGAGGAGGTGGGGCTGTCGACGACGGAGGCCTGCGGCGACGTGCCCCGCGCCATCCTCGGGTCCCCCGTCGCGGGCATCGCCGCGGCCGAGCTGGTCGACCCCACCCCGGCGATCCTGGAGATCAAGCGTCGCTACATCGGCAACCCCGAGCTGTCCAACCTGCCGCGGAAGTTCAAGACCGCCATCTCCTGGCAGTGGGACACCGTCCCGGAGATCAACGACGTCTCCTTCGTCGGCGTCGTGCACCCCGAGCACGGTCCGGGCTTCGACCTGCTCGTCGGCGGCGGGCTGTCCACCAGCGCCCACTTCGCCCAGCGGCTCGGCGCCTGGGTCCCGCTCGAGGAGATCCCCGAGGTGTGGGAGGGCGTCTGCGCGATCTTCCGCGACTACGGCTACCGCCGGCTGCGCAACCGCGCGCGCCTGAAGTACCTCATGGCCGACTGGGGCGCCGAGCGCTTCCGCAAGGTCCTGGAGGGGGAGTACCTCCACCGCGCGCTCGTCGACGGCCCCGCCGCCGAGGCGCCCAGCGCGCCGATCGACCACGTCGGCATCCACGAGCAGAAGGACGGTCGCGTCTACGTCGGCGTGGCCCCCACCGTGGGGCGGGTCCGCGGCACCACGCTGAGAGGTCTCGCCGACGCGGTGGAGCGCCACGGCGGCGGGCGGGTCGCCTTCACGCCGCTGCAGAAGGTCGTGGTCCTCGACGTCGACCCCGCCCAGGCCGAGGCGCTGGTCGCCGACCTGGCCGCGGTCGGGCTGCCCGCCCGCCCGAGCGCCTGGCGCCGAGGCACCCTGGCGTGCACCGGGATCGAGTTCTGCAAGCTCGCGATCGTCGACACCAAAGACCGCGCCACCGCCCTCGTCGCGGAGCTCGAGGAGCGACTCGCCGACGTCGAGCCGCAGCTCGGGCAGCCCGTGGGGATCAGCCTCAACGGCTGCCCCAACTCGTGCGCCCGGATCCAGACCTCCGACATCGGGCTCAAGGGGCAGATCGTGCGCGACGCCGACGGCAACCGGGTCCCCGGATACCAGGTCCACCTCGGTGGTCAGCTGGGCGCCGAGGCGGGCTTCGGCCGCAAGATCCGTGGGCACAAGGTCACCGAGGCCGAGCTGGGTGACTACGTCGAGCGGGTCGTGCGCCGGTACGTCGCTGACCGGCAGGGCGACGAGACCTTCGCGCAGTGGACGACCCGCGTGGACGACGAGGCCCTGTCGTGA
- a CDS encoding HAD family hydrolase, producing MGTEGRLRAVLLDLDGTLVDHGAALARAFAEVGRELDVDFTGLDRAGVRPALPGRHAMDHFRAAYARAIRPYADARPVVDQLLEAGLRVGILADGGDEDLGQASAALAALGVAADQVTLLTPSDLPAARPDPRAYLAACAAVGASPQETVVVGDDHALDVRGALDAGLAAVWVNRRDRRDSEDAPTLPTLDGLPGLLATL from the coding sequence ATGGGCACCGAAGGCCGCCTCCGCGCGGTGCTGCTGGACCTGGACGGCACGCTCGTGGACCACGGGGCGGCGCTGGCGCGCGCGTTCGCGGAGGTGGGGCGCGAGCTCGACGTGGACTTCACCGGCCTGGACCGGGCGGGGGTGCGGCCCGCGCTGCCCGGACGCCACGCGATGGACCACTTCCGGGCCGCCTACGCCCGCGCGATCAGGCCGTATGCCGACGCCCGCCCCGTCGTCGACCAGCTGCTGGAGGCGGGGTTGCGGGTCGGCATCCTCGCCGACGGCGGCGACGAGGACCTGGGGCAGGCGAGCGCGGCCCTGGCTGCCCTCGGGGTCGCCGCCGACCAGGTGACCCTGCTGACGCCCTCGGACTTGCCGGCCGCCCGCCCGGACCCGCGCGCCTACCTCGCCGCCTGCGCCGCGGTCGGCGCGAGCCCGCAGGAGACCGTCGTCGTCGGGGACGACCACGCGCTCGACGTGCGGGGCGCGCTGGACGCGGGCCTCGCCGCGGTCTGGGTCAACCGGCGCGACCGCCGCGACTCCGAGGACGCCCCCACCCTGCCCACCCTCGACGGTCTGCCTGGGCTCCTCGCAACGCTCTGA
- a CDS encoding DUF6458 family protein, whose protein sequence is MGTGLGIFLLVVGAILKFAVKDSVQGVDLEMIGLILMGAGVLSLVLTLIMQQQRRHTRHDAVIERHDTTLPPSDRY, encoded by the coding sequence ATGGGCACCGGACTCGGCATCTTCCTGCTTGTCGTGGGCGCCATCCTCAAGTTCGCCGTCAAGGACTCCGTCCAGGGCGTCGACCTGGAGATGATCGGCCTCATCCTGATGGGCGCCGGCGTGCTGTCCCTCGTGCTGACGCTCATCATGCAGCAGCAGCGCCGGCACACCCGCCACGACGCCGTCATCGAGCGCCACGACACGACCCTGCCCCCGAGCGACCGCTACTGA
- a CDS encoding NHL domain-containing thioredoxin family protein, with protein sequence MTDTPARRSRLRAPELRGRGWLNTGGRDLTLADLRGRVVVLDFWTFCCVNCLHVLDELRPLEEELADALVIVGVHSPKFVHEADPDALAAAVERYAVHHPVLDDPELVTWQAYTARAWPTLVVVDPEGYIVASMSGEGHAHGLGVLARELIAEHEAKGTLRRGDGPYVAPPPPATRLRFPGKAVELGDGSVLVSDTAHHELVRLAPDLETETGRWAADPALQEPQGLALLPPDVAARVGVDVVVADSVGHRVRGLHLGSGRWVTLAGTGSQLRERGGGGPALDQDLSTPWDLAWWQDRLVVAMAGTHQLWALGLRADPRDNDIQVLAGTSAEGIRDGAGDEAWFAQPSGLAVSTDGASLWVADAETSALRQLTVADPERGIDGGVHVRTVVGRGLFDFGHVDGPAAEALLQHPLGVTALPDGSVLLADTYNGAIRRYEPQGDRVSTLATGLAEPSDVLAAPVDADGVVDLTVVESAAHRVGRFGIRLEGDDVRGLSHTTRRPRTALAPGAVDLVVDFVPPTGQKLDTRWGDPTQLMVSSSPAALLREGAGTAQGLRRRLELDPRVGDGILHVSVRAAACDGDAVTGEVPEHAACHLYQQDWGIPVVLADEAPRELRLDLRGA encoded by the coding sequence ATGACCGACACCCCCGCCCGCCGATCCCGGCTGCGCGCCCCCGAGCTGCGTGGCCGCGGCTGGCTCAACACCGGCGGCCGTGACCTGACCCTCGCCGACCTGCGCGGCCGGGTGGTCGTACTCGACTTCTGGACCTTCTGCTGCGTCAACTGCCTGCACGTCCTCGACGAGCTGCGGCCGCTGGAGGAGGAGCTCGCCGACGCGCTGGTGATCGTGGGGGTCCACTCCCCGAAGTTCGTGCACGAGGCCGACCCGGACGCCCTCGCCGCCGCCGTGGAGCGCTACGCCGTCCACCACCCCGTCCTGGACGACCCGGAGCTCGTCACGTGGCAGGCCTACACCGCGCGGGCCTGGCCGACGCTGGTCGTCGTCGACCCCGAGGGCTACATCGTGGCCAGCATGTCCGGGGAGGGGCACGCGCACGGGCTCGGGGTGCTGGCCCGCGAGCTGATCGCCGAGCACGAGGCCAAGGGCACCCTGCGCCGCGGTGACGGCCCGTATGTCGCCCCGCCGCCGCCGGCCACCCGGCTGCGCTTCCCGGGCAAGGCGGTGGAGCTGGGTGACGGCAGCGTCCTGGTCAGCGACACGGCCCACCACGAGCTGGTCCGGCTGGCACCCGACCTCGAGACCGAGACGGGACGCTGGGCGGCCGACCCGGCGCTGCAGGAGCCGCAGGGCCTCGCGCTGCTGCCTCCCGACGTGGCCGCCCGCGTGGGGGTCGACGTCGTGGTCGCCGACAGCGTCGGCCACCGGGTGCGCGGGCTCCACCTGGGCTCGGGGCGATGGGTGACCCTCGCCGGCACCGGGTCGCAGCTGCGCGAGCGCGGCGGCGGCGGCCCGGCCCTCGACCAGGACCTGTCGACGCCGTGGGACCTCGCGTGGTGGCAGGACCGGCTCGTCGTCGCGATGGCCGGCACCCACCAGCTGTGGGCGCTCGGCCTGCGGGCAGACCCGCGGGACAACGACATCCAGGTGCTGGCGGGCACGTCGGCCGAGGGGATCCGCGACGGCGCGGGCGACGAGGCGTGGTTCGCCCAGCCGTCGGGGCTGGCGGTGTCGACCGACGGGGCGAGCCTGTGGGTCGCCGACGCCGAGACCTCCGCGCTGCGTCAGCTGACGGTGGCCGACCCGGAGCGGGGGATCGACGGCGGCGTGCACGTCCGGACCGTCGTGGGTCGCGGGCTCTTCGACTTCGGGCACGTCGACGGCCCGGCCGCCGAGGCGCTGCTGCAGCACCCGCTCGGCGTCACGGCCCTCCCCGACGGCAGCGTGCTCCTCGCCGACACCTACAACGGCGCGATCCGACGCTACGAGCCGCAGGGCGACCGGGTGTCGACGCTCGCGACCGGGTTGGCCGAGCCGAGCGACGTGCTGGCTGCGCCGGTCGACGCCGACGGGGTGGTCGACCTCACCGTCGTCGAGTCAGCGGCCCACCGGGTCGGGCGGTTCGGCATACGGCTGGAGGGTGACGACGTGCGCGGGCTCAGCCACACGACCCGGCGCCCCAGGACCGCGCTCGCCCCCGGCGCCGTGGACCTCGTGGTCGACTTCGTCCCGCCGACCGGGCAGAAGCTCGACACGCGGTGGGGCGACCCCACCCAGCTGATGGTCTCCAGCTCGCCGGCGGCGCTGCTGCGGGAGGGGGCGGGCACCGCGCAGGGGCTGCGCCGACGGCTCGAGCTGGACCCACGCGTCGGCGACGGGATCCTGCACGTGTCGGTGCGGGCCGCCGCCTGCGACGGTGACGCCGTGACGGGCGAGGTGCCCGAGCACGCGGCCTGCCACCTCTACCAGCAGGACTGGGGGATCCCCGTCGTGCTGGCCGACGAGGCGCCGCGGGAGCTGCGGCTCGACCTGCGTGGGGCCTGA
- a CDS encoding ABC transporter permease, translating into MTWLQDNWSDVLVLVRQHVWLAGLPLVVGLLVALPLGWLATRFGWLRQPLVIGSGLLYTIPSLALFILMPLLIGTQILDPTNVVVAMTLYTVALLVRTVVDGLGSVPDDVRQAATAMGIGRVRRLLTVELPLAVPVIASGLRVAAVSNVSIVSVAALIGVPQLGTLFTDGFSTAFMDPIVVGIVACVLLAFLFDLVINLFARALTPWRRGTGAPA; encoded by the coding sequence ATGACCTGGCTGCAGGACAACTGGTCCGACGTGCTCGTGCTGGTCCGCCAGCACGTGTGGCTCGCGGGGCTGCCCCTCGTCGTCGGGCTGCTCGTGGCGCTGCCGCTGGGGTGGCTGGCCACCCGCTTCGGCTGGCTGCGGCAGCCCCTGGTCATCGGGTCCGGCCTGCTCTACACGATCCCGTCGCTCGCGCTCTTCATCCTCATGCCGCTGCTCATCGGCACCCAGATCCTCGACCCCACCAACGTCGTCGTCGCCATGACCCTCTACACCGTCGCGCTGCTCGTGCGCACCGTCGTGGACGGCCTCGGGTCCGTCCCGGACGACGTGCGCCAGGCCGCGACCGCGATGGGGATCGGCCGGGTGCGGCGGCTGCTGACCGTCGAGCTGCCCCTCGCGGTCCCGGTGATCGCCAGCGGCCTGCGGGTCGCCGCGGTCAGCAACGTCTCCATCGTCAGCGTCGCGGCCCTGATCGGCGTCCCCCAGCTCGGCACCCTCTTCACCGACGGGTTCTCCACGGCCTTCATGGACCCGATCGTCGTGGGGATCGTCGCGTGCGTCCTGCTGGCCTTCCTCTTCGACCTCGTCATCAACCTGTTCGCCCGGGCCCTGACCCCCTGGCGTCGAGGGACGGGGGCCCCGGCATGA
- a CDS encoding phosphoadenylyl-sulfate reductase, which yields MSTRTLRSEEDLRELVERDAAHLETLSAHDVIAWAAGEFGEHWAVAGSMQDGILAHLVDQVAPGTRLYFLDTGYHFPETLATRDETVRRTRLDVITLTPAQTVAEQDAVHGPALHDRDPDLCCALRKTHPLDDALGELEAWATGVRRVQSPTRRDTPVIGFDERRLIVKVAPLAAWSDQDVADYAERHDVVRNPLLDRGYPSIGCAPCTRRVAPGEDPRAGRWSGTAKIECGIQR from the coding sequence ATGAGCACCAGGACGCTGCGGTCCGAGGAGGACCTGCGCGAGCTCGTCGAGCGTGACGCCGCCCACCTGGAGACGCTCTCCGCCCATGACGTGATCGCCTGGGCAGCAGGGGAGTTCGGTGAGCACTGGGCCGTCGCCGGCTCGATGCAGGACGGCATCCTCGCCCATCTCGTCGACCAGGTGGCTCCGGGCACCCGGCTCTACTTCCTCGACACCGGCTACCACTTCCCCGAGACGCTGGCGACCCGCGACGAGACCGTGCGCCGCACCCGCCTGGACGTCATCACCCTCACGCCCGCCCAGACCGTCGCCGAGCAGGACGCGGTCCACGGCCCCGCCCTGCACGACCGCGACCCCGACCTGTGCTGCGCCCTGCGCAAGACGCATCCCCTCGACGACGCCCTCGGTGAGCTCGAGGCCTGGGCAACCGGCGTGCGGCGCGTCCAGTCACCGACCCGCCGGGACACCCCCGTGATCGGCTTCGACGAGCGTCGGCTCATCGTCAAGGTCGCCCCGCTGGCGGCCTGGTCCGACCAGGACGTCGCGGACTACGCCGAGCGCCACGACGTGGTCCGCAACCCGCTGCTCGACCGGGGCTACCCCTCGATCGGGTGCGCGCCCTGCACCCGCCGCGTCGCGCCCGGCGAGGACCCTCGCGCCGGCCGGTGGAGCGGCACCGCCAAGATCGAGTGCGGGATCCAGCGGTGA
- a CDS encoding ABC transporter permease, which yields MIASLLQWLSDPASWSGPAGIPTRLLEHLLYTAVTVLLAAVIAIPVGFWIGHTGKGRIVVVNLLNGARSIPTLGLLFLAIILLGPRLHGDAAFLVPVVLVLVVLAIPPVLAGAYSGIEQVDPAARDAARGMGMTGSQVLRQVEIPCAMPLVMSGLRSATMQVIATATIAATVSIGGLGRYLIDGQAARDYAQMAGGGILVAALALLVDLLLAAAQRLVVSPGLSGAAGRPGRRSRRGIRTTDPTAPEPDESSTPDRTTAPAA from the coding sequence ATGATCGCCTCGCTGCTGCAGTGGCTGTCGGACCCCGCGAGCTGGTCCGGCCCCGCCGGCATCCCCACCCGGCTGCTCGAGCACCTCCTCTACACCGCGGTCACGGTCCTGCTCGCCGCAGTGATCGCCATCCCGGTCGGCTTCTGGATCGGGCACACCGGCAAGGGCCGCATCGTCGTCGTCAACCTGCTGAACGGCGCCCGCTCCATCCCCACCCTGGGGCTGCTCTTCCTCGCGATCATCCTGCTCGGCCCCCGGCTGCACGGCGACGCCGCCTTCCTCGTGCCCGTCGTGCTGGTCCTCGTCGTGCTGGCCATCCCCCCCGTCCTCGCGGGGGCCTACAGCGGGATCGAGCAGGTCGACCCGGCCGCGCGCGACGCGGCCAGAGGGATGGGCATGACCGGCAGCCAGGTGCTGCGCCAGGTCGAGATCCCCTGCGCCATGCCGCTGGTCATGTCCGGCCTGCGCTCGGCGACGATGCAGGTCATCGCGACCGCCACCATCGCGGCCACCGTCAGCATCGGGGGCCTCGGGCGCTACCTCATCGACGGGCAGGCCGCCCGCGACTACGCCCAGATGGCCGGCGGCGGCATCCTCGTGGCCGCCCTGGCCCTGCTGGTCGACCTGCTGCTGGCGGCGGCGCAACGGCTGGTCGTCTCGCCCGGCCTGAGCGGCGCGGCGGGCCGCCCCGGTCGACGCAGCAGGCGCGGCATACGGACCACCGACCCCACCGCCCCCGAGCCCGACGAGTCCTCGACCCCCGACCGCACGACCGCGCCCGCGGCGTGA
- the ppk2 gene encoding polyphosphate kinase 2, with translation MQQWVKETGHRVVVICEGRDAAGKGSAIKRITEYLNPRSVRIAALPAPTERQKTQWYFQRYVEHLPAAGEIVVFDRSWYNRAGVERVMGFCTDEEYSRFLRQVPVFEQMLLDDGILLRKYWFSVSDVEQEKRFRSRLGDPMRRWKLSPMDVESITRWEDYSRAKDAMFAHTDLPSSPWFVVESEDKKRSRLNVIKHLLDSIPYLRLEPPTVEIPDRPKARGYVRPPRDQQRYVPDHAASLVKKGKKK, from the coding sequence ATGCAGCAGTGGGTCAAGGAGACCGGCCACCGCGTCGTCGTGATCTGCGAGGGCCGTGACGCCGCCGGCAAGGGCTCGGCGATCAAGCGGATCACGGAGTACCTCAACCCCCGGTCGGTGCGGATCGCCGCGCTGCCCGCACCGACCGAGCGCCAGAAGACCCAGTGGTACTTCCAGCGGTATGTCGAGCACCTGCCCGCCGCCGGGGAGATCGTCGTCTTCGACCGCAGCTGGTACAACCGGGCCGGCGTGGAGCGGGTGATGGGCTTCTGCACCGACGAGGAGTACTCCCGCTTCCTGCGGCAGGTGCCGGTCTTCGAGCAGATGCTGCTCGACGACGGGATCCTGCTGCGGAAGTACTGGTTCAGCGTCTCCGACGTCGAGCAGGAGAAGCGCTTCCGGTCACGGCTGGGCGACCCGATGCGCCGCTGGAAGCTGTCCCCCATGGACGTCGAGTCGATCACGCGGTGGGAGGACTACTCCCGGGCGAAGGACGCGATGTTCGCCCACACGGATCTCCCGAGCAGCCCGTGGTTCGTGGTCGAGTCGGAGGACAAGAAGCGCTCGCGGCTCAACGTCATCAAGCACCTGCTCGACTCCATCCCCTACCTGCGCCTGGAGCCTCCCACCGTGGAGATCCCGGACCGCCCCAAGGCGCGGGGCTACGTCCGGCCGCCGCGCGACCAGCAGCGCTACGTCCCCGACCATGCCGCGTCGCTGGTGAAGAAGGGCAAGAAGAAGTAG